A window of Tautonia plasticadhaerens contains these coding sequences:
- a CDS encoding 2,3-bisphosphoglycerate-independent phosphoglycerate mutase, with amino-acid sequence MNQQDLIRQLREANGTKIVMLVADGLGGLPIEPGGPTELEEARTPHLDRLAAEGTVGLSIPVAHGIAPGSGPGHLGLFGFDPLRHQIGRGVLEALGIGVEVGPRDVAIRGNFCTIDGEGRVTDRRAGRIPTEVGETLVAKLADGVQIDGVETLVEAVREYRLVVRFRGDDLGDRVADTDPLQTGLHTLEPKALEPGSEKTARVAAEFLRQAKEILKDEQPANFLMMRGFAKFPDISTMEEVYGLRSAAIAVYPMYRGLAKLVGMTVVEPGRTIADQFEVAREQWDNFDFFFIHYKYTDSTGEDGDFARKVDVIQALDAELPRLLELKPDVLVVTGDHSTPSRMKSHSFHPVPLLISAPATVRPDEVTTFGERPCMKGGLGQILAKDIMPLAMAHAGRLQKFGA; translated from the coding sequence ATGAACCAGCAGGACCTGATCAGGCAACTCCGAGAGGCCAACGGGACCAAGATCGTCATGCTCGTCGCCGACGGGCTGGGCGGCCTGCCGATCGAACCGGGTGGGCCGACCGAGCTGGAGGAGGCCAGGACCCCCCACCTCGACCGGCTGGCCGCCGAGGGGACGGTGGGCTTGAGCATCCCCGTCGCCCACGGGATCGCGCCGGGGTCGGGTCCGGGGCATCTCGGCCTCTTCGGCTTCGACCCGCTCCGCCACCAGATCGGCCGGGGCGTCCTCGAGGCGCTGGGGATCGGGGTCGAGGTCGGGCCGAGGGACGTGGCCATCCGAGGCAACTTCTGCACGATCGACGGCGAGGGGCGAGTCACCGATCGACGAGCCGGCCGGATTCCGACCGAGGTCGGCGAGACGCTCGTCGCAAAGCTCGCCGATGGGGTGCAGATCGACGGGGTCGAGACGCTCGTCGAGGCGGTCCGGGAGTACCGGCTCGTCGTCCGATTCCGGGGAGACGACCTGGGCGATCGGGTCGCTGACACCGACCCGCTCCAGACCGGGCTACACACCCTGGAGCCGAAGGCCCTCGAGCCGGGATCGGAGAAGACGGCGAGGGTCGCCGCGGAGTTCCTCCGGCAAGCGAAGGAGATCCTCAAAGACGAGCAGCCCGCCAACTTCCTCATGATGCGAGGATTCGCCAAGTTCCCGGACATCTCCACGATGGAGGAGGTCTACGGCCTCCGCTCGGCGGCCATCGCCGTCTACCCGATGTATCGGGGCCTGGCGAAGCTCGTCGGGATGACGGTCGTCGAACCCGGCAGGACGATCGCCGACCAGTTTGAGGTCGCCCGGGAACAGTGGGACAACTTCGACTTCTTCTTCATCCACTACAAGTACACGGACAGCACCGGCGAGGATGGCGATTTCGCCAGGAAGGTCGATGTCATCCAGGCGCTCGACGCCGAACTGCCGAGACTGCTGGAATTGAAGCCGGACGTCCTGGTCGTCACCGGGGACCACTCCACGCCCAGTCGGATGAAATCACACAGCTTCCATCCGGTGCCGCTGCTCATCTCGGCCCCGGCCACCGTCAGGCCCGATGAGGTCACGACCTTCGGGGAGCGTCCTTGCATGAAGGGCGGGCTCGGCCAGATCCTCGCCAAGGACATCATGCCCCTGGCGATGGCCCACGCCGGCCGACTCCAGAAATTCGGGGCCTGA
- a CDS encoding site-specific integrase — translation MLKRRALTVDELRRLLEATLVRALRERQLVRAVPNKGKPVARVKPVVRARLERLGRERALLYKAAFYTGFRRGELREMRVNHLTLDGSAPRISLPKELTKNKRDAHIPLRADFASELTRWIDVAGLGQGDRLFMVPKRIALVMRKDLEFAGIAYRDDRGRVADFHSLRKCMATHLNTQGVPIVTAKELLRHGTVELTAGVYNDAESHDLRTAVSKLPVL, via the coding sequence ATGCTCAAGCGGAGGGCCTTGACTGTAGATGAATTACGGCGACTCTTGGAGGCGACCCTGGTCCGAGCCCTGCGGGAGCGGCAACTCGTCCGAGCTGTGCCGAACAAGGGTAAACCCGTCGCACGGGTCAAGCCCGTGGTCCGGGCTCGTCTGGAACGGCTGGGGCGGGAGCGGGCCTTGCTCTACAAGGCAGCCTTTTACACCGGTTTCCGTCGGGGCGAGTTGCGTGAGATGAGGGTCAATCACCTGACCCTGGACGGCTCGGCTCCCCGCATCTCTCTCCCGAAGGAATTGACCAAGAACAAGCGGGACGCCCATATCCCGCTCCGGGCCGACTTCGCCTCGGAACTGACGCGCTGGATCGACGTGGCGGGTCTGGGGCAGGGAGACCGACTCTTCATGGTTCCCAAGCGGATCGCCCTGGTGATGCGGAAGGACCTGGAGTTCGCCGGGATCGCCTACCGGGACGACCGTGGCCGGGTGGCCGACTTCCATTCCTTGCGGAAGTGCATGGCGACCCACCTGAACACGCAAGGCGTCCCGATCGTGACTGCCAAGGAATTGCTGCGGCACGGCACCGTGGAACTGACAGCCGGGGTCTACAACGACGCCGAATCGCACGACTTGAGGACGGCGGTTTCCAAGCTGCCGGTGCTGTGA
- a CDS encoding PDZ domain-containing protein, translating to MSHSRRWKPVPLLAIVALAASPAAEDGQQDEGRQIGRSFRVPYLLTETNHHVVRCRINGHGPFNLVVDTGAPALFLSEEAAAMAGLGRSDRNYFSRVDRLEFEGGAVLDDVQTRVEDIFQLVGMNALGLPGAKIDGMLGFNVLARYKLELDPTDDRMTWTRLEFEPEDLPDPGRRGNNAPAEVQAMSLLGGVAKLAALFVGKQPEDTRIPRGFLGLELAETNGEVTISAVLPGSPAEGVGISPGDRLVRVLGRDVDSLEDARKAVARVEPGDTVTLRIAPSSGGADVEARELTVIAGKGL from the coding sequence ATGTCGCACTCCCGACGGTGGAAGCCCGTCCCGCTGCTGGCGATCGTCGCCCTGGCGGCGAGCCCGGCGGCAGAGGATGGCCAGCAGGATGAGGGCCGGCAAATCGGCCGGTCATTCCGGGTCCCCTATTTACTCACCGAGACGAATCATCACGTCGTGCGTTGCCGGATTAACGGCCATGGTCCCTTCAATCTCGTCGTCGACACCGGGGCCCCCGCGCTTTTTCTCTCCGAAGAGGCAGCCGCGATGGCCGGCCTGGGGCGGAGCGACCGGAACTATTTCAGCCGCGTCGACCGCCTGGAGTTCGAGGGAGGTGCTGTCCTCGACGACGTGCAGACCAGGGTCGAGGACATCTTTCAACTCGTCGGCATGAATGCCCTCGGGCTCCCCGGGGCGAAGATCGACGGCATGCTTGGCTTCAACGTGCTCGCCCGCTACAAGCTCGAGCTCGACCCGACCGACGATCGCATGACCTGGACCCGCCTCGAGTTCGAGCCCGAAGATCTCCCGGACCCCGGGCGACGGGGCAATAATGCCCCGGCCGAGGTGCAGGCCATGAGCCTGCTCGGCGGCGTCGCCAAGCTGGCCGCCTTGTTCGTGGGGAAGCAGCCCGAGGACACGAGAATCCCCCGGGGGTTCCTCGGCCTGGAACTCGCCGAAACCAACGGAGAAGTGACGATCTCGGCCGTGCTCCCCGGCTCCCCGGCCGAAGGGGTGGGCATCTCGCCGGGCGATCGGTTGGTCCGCGTCCTCGGCCGGGATGTCGACTCGCTGGAGGACGCCCGGAAGGCCGTCGCCCGGGTGGAGCCGGGAGACACCGTGACATTGCGGATCGCTCCCTCCTCAGGTGGAGCGGATGTCGAGGCCAGGGAGCTGACCGTGATCGCCGGAAAGGGGCTCTGA
- a CDS encoding PDZ domain-containing protein, translating to MRFARRLLPTTLAASLALVGLGSARPAVDPEAKVEVPFDLLPSNHMVVEVSLNGEGPYRLIFDVGSPVTLIGNSAAKESGIIDGNAPFAFLFAARGEAEVKTMQVGSLTTQDVPVIVMDHPVVKALGDILGKPIHGLVGHSFFARYKTTIDYQAETMAFEPVEHEIRDFLTDLPDRLMGPKVARRIIVEPMALIGFALEDTPEDGPRGVTIVSVLDDSPAARAGLRPGDVITSLDGRWTTSIPDTYTAASKVEPGLEIEVVIDRDGEEMKLEMTPTAGI from the coding sequence ATGAGATTCGCTCGACGTCTGCTGCCGACGACGCTCGCCGCCTCATTGGCGCTCGTCGGCCTCGGCTCGGCCAGGCCCGCCGTCGATCCCGAGGCCAAGGTCGAGGTGCCCTTCGATTTGCTGCCCTCGAACCACATGGTGGTCGAGGTCTCGCTCAACGGCGAAGGGCCTTATCGATTGATCTTCGACGTCGGCTCTCCCGTCACCCTGATCGGCAACTCGGCCGCCAAGGAGTCGGGGATCATCGACGGGAACGCCCCCTTCGCCTTCCTGTTCGCCGCCCGGGGAGAAGCCGAGGTTAAGACGATGCAGGTCGGCTCACTGACGACCCAGGACGTGCCGGTGATCGTGATGGACCACCCCGTCGTGAAAGCCCTTGGCGACATCCTCGGCAAGCCGATCCATGGTCTCGTCGGGCACTCATTCTTCGCCCGATACAAGACGACGATCGACTACCAGGCCGAGACGATGGCCTTCGAGCCGGTCGAGCACGAGATCCGGGACTTCTTGACCGACCTCCCCGATCGGCTGATGGGGCCGAAAGTCGCCCGCCGGATCATCGTCGAGCCGATGGCGCTCATCGGGTTCGCCCTGGAAGACACGCCCGAGGACGGGCCTCGGGGCGTGACCATCGTCTCGGTGCTCGACGACTCCCCCGCGGCACGCGCGGGACTCAGGCCGGGTGACGTCATCACTTCCCTCGACGGTCGATGGACGACCAGCATTCCCGACACCTACACTGCGGCTTCCAAGGTCGAACCGGGCCTCGAAATCGAGGTCGTCATCGACCGCGACGGTGAGGAAATGAAACTCGAGATGACCCCCACGGCGGGCATCTGA
- a CDS encoding ISAzo13 family transposase (programmed frameshift) → MRPSPEMIPVLIDAAKALKGSPKRVFMAKTVAAMGRGGQRWAQEHLGWCRETIRKGTHELRSGMTCVDAFSARRRKPAEEHLPRLLDDIRSIADGQSQADPKFQTKGLFTRISAAEVRRQLIATKGYTDEELPTQQTINTKLNLLGYRLSRVAKCRPQKGVPQTDAIFDQLKAVNPEADRARGTLRLSIDAKATVHVGPFSRRGRSRTGTKAADHDFKPVATLTPFGIFLPEHDDLWLYMARSKVTSDFIADRLEQWWEGVRLRFLRVKTLVINLDNGPENHSRRSQFLKRIVAFARKYRLVVQLAYYPPYHSKYNPIERCWGVLEMHWNGSLLDSVEAVLGFARSMTWKRKHPVVSLVETTYAKGVRLKPEEMEALEAEVIRLPSLEKWFVKIPRKRGRPRKT, encoded by the exons ATGCGGCCCAGCCCCGAGATGATCCCCGTCCTCATCGATGCCGCCAAGGCCCTCAAGGGCAGTCCGAAGCGAGTCTTCATGGCCAAGACCGTCGCAGCGATGGGGCGGGGTGGACAACGCTGGGCCCAGGAGCATCTCGGCTGGTGCCGGGAGACCATCCGCAAGGGCACGCACGAACTCCGCTCGGGCATGACCTGCGTGGACGCCTTCTCGGCCCGCCGTCGCAAGCCCGCCGAGGAGCACTTGCCCCGACTCCTCGATGACATCCGCAGCATCGCCGACGGGCAGAGCCAGGCCGACCCCAAGTTCCAGACCAAGGGGCTCTTCACCCGGATCAGTGCCGCCGAGGTCCGACGCCAGTTGATCGCCACGAAGGGCTACACCGACGAGGAGTTGCCCACCCAGCAGACCATCAACACCAAGCTGAACCTGCTGGGCTATCGCCTCTCCAGGGTGGCCAAGTGCCGCCCCCAAAAAG GAGTCCCGCAGACCGATGCCATCTTCGATCAACTGAAGGCGGTCAACCCCGAGGCGGATCGGGCCAGGGGCACCCTGCGGCTCTCGATCGACGCCAAGGCGACGGTGCATGTCGGCCCCTTCTCACGGCGGGGCCGGAGCCGGACCGGCACGAAGGCGGCGGATCACGACTTCAAGCCCGTGGCGACGCTGACCCCCTTCGGCATCTTCCTGCCCGAGCACGACGACCTGTGGCTGTACATGGCCCGGTCGAAGGTCACCAGCGACTTCATCGCCGATCGCCTGGAGCAATGGTGGGAGGGCGTCCGCCTGCGGTTCCTGCGGGTCAAGACGCTGGTGATCAACCTGGACAACGGCCCGGAGAACCACAGCCGGCGGAGCCAGTTCCTCAAGCGGATCGTGGCCTTCGCCCGCAAGTATCGCCTGGTGGTGCAGTTGGCGTACTACCCGCCGTACCACAGCAAGTACAACCCGATCGAGCGGTGCTGGGGCGTGCTGGAGATGCACTGGAACGGGTCGCTGCTGGACTCGGTGGAGGCGGTGTTGGGATTCGCCCGATCGATGACCTGGAAGCGGAAGCACCCGGTGGTCAGCCTGGTGGAGACGACCTACGCCAAGGGGGTCAGGCTGAAGCCCGAGGAGATGGAGGCGTTGGAGGCCGAGGTGATCCGCCTGCCGTCGCTTGAGAAGTGGTTCGTGAAGATCCCTCGTAAGCGAGGCAGGCCACGGAAGACGTAG
- a CDS encoding helix-turn-helix domain-containing protein, protein MNIAPGAAACVDSEPVSEDHPLKGGETLEFLLTSGRKGVGRVWTVEQFCELCQITIEQFDHLLSLDLPTLDWPDGTIRIPEEQVDRFLDQYFGLGERTWAGSRSDRMADNRPEPEAKQQKVIKFAQHASSNNPGVAPLQRPQGPYRKREAARLLGVSERTINRWAASGTLKVFKKGRVFLIERSEIDRLLRKHTR, encoded by the coding sequence TTGAACATCGCCCCCGGGGCGGCGGCATGCGTTGACAGCGAGCCCGTCAGCGAAGATCACCCCCTGAAGGGTGGCGAGACCCTGGAGTTCTTGCTCACCTCGGGCCGGAAGGGCGTCGGTCGGGTCTGGACGGTCGAGCAATTCTGCGAACTATGCCAGATCACCATTGAGCAGTTCGACCACCTCCTCAGCCTCGACCTGCCGACGCTTGATTGGCCCGACGGCACGATCCGCATTCCCGAGGAGCAGGTCGATCGCTTTCTCGACCAGTATTTCGGGCTCGGTGAACGAACCTGGGCGGGCTCCAGGTCCGATCGGATGGCGGATAATCGGCCCGAGCCCGAAGCAAAACAACAGAAAGTCATCAAATTCGCCCAACATGCAAGCTCTAATAATCCAGGAGTCGCCCCACTCCAGCGTCCCCAAGGACCTTACAGGAAGCGTGAGGCCGCCCGCCTCCTGGGGGTCTCCGAGCGGACGATCAACCGCTGGGCGGCCTCGGGCACGCTCAAGGTCTTCAAGAAGGGGCGGGTATTCCTGATCGAACGCTCCGAGATCGACCGGTTGCTCAGGAAGCACACTCGCTAA
- a CDS encoding helix-turn-helix domain-containing protein → MAKKLSEQLAELIKNSGNYSEIARKAGLDPSQVARIAKGERTGRKDTLDQIGQAMNLNLVMETRFKLGAAMAGKLDDDTSQEIREILSQCRGEIVEARKELAKATRRLEGMEQALDNVERLID, encoded by the coding sequence GTGGCGAAGAAACTGTCCGAGCAACTGGCCGAGCTAATTAAAAATTCGGGAAACTATTCCGAGATCGCACGGAAAGCCGGGCTCGACCCGTCGCAAGTTGCCCGGATCGCTAAGGGCGAACGCACCGGTCGAAAAGACACGCTCGACCAGATCGGCCAGGCGATGAATCTGAACTTGGTGATGGAGACCCGGTTCAAACTCGGGGCAGCGATGGCCGGCAAGCTGGACGACGACACGAGCCAGGAAATCCGGGAGATTCTCTCTCAGTGTCGAGGTGAGATCGTAGAGGCGCGCAAAGAGTTGGCGAAGGCGACGAGGCGGCTAGAGGGAATGGAACAAGCCCTAGATAACGTGGAGCGGCTGATCGACTGA